In Humulus lupulus chromosome 6, drHumLupu1.1, whole genome shotgun sequence, a single genomic region encodes these proteins:
- the LOC133782698 gene encoding beta-glucuronosyltransferase GlcAT14B-like — translation MEINKQQKKKKWFLPLVLSLLLSTLLVFITVFTSFSSSSSKLYKTPVKYELPRFVESKLRISDTSKDPIPRLAYLISGSMGDGKSLKRTLKALYHPRNQYVVHLDLEASADERLDLAEFVRKEPLFAKLGNVRMIVRANLVTYRGPTMVTNTLHAAAILLKEGGDWDWFINLSASDYPLVTQDDLLHTLSTIPRNLNFLEHTSDIGWKESHRAKPVIIDPGLYSLHKSDVFWVPEKRSVPTAYKLFTGSAWMMLSRPFIDFCVWGWDNLPRIVLMYYANFLSSPEGYFHTVICNAEEFRNTTVNHDLHFISWDTPPKQHPHFLTTDDFQKMVASNAPFARKFGRNETVLDKIDTELLGCNADGYVPGGWLAGNTNVSVLDYIIANTTKLKPGPGAERLKLLINGLLKAEDFHAKQCS, via the exons ATGGAGATCAACAAGCagcaaaagaagaagaaatggtttTTACCATTAGTACTCTCTCTCTTGTTATCTACTCTACTCGTGTTTATTACAGTTTTCACTTCTTTCAGCTCGTCTTCCTCAAAATTGTACAAGACCCCTGTCAAGTATGAGCTCCCCCGTTTTGTTGAATCCAAGCTTAGGATTTCTGATACTTCCAAAGACCCAATACCCAGGTTGGCTTACTTGATCTCAGGCTCTATGGGGGATGGGAAGAGCTTGAAAAGGACTCTGAAAGCACTGTACCACCCTAGAAACCAGTATGTTGTGCACTTGGACCTCGAGGCCTCGGCCGATGAGAGGTTGGACTTGGCTGAGTTTGTGAGAAAGGAGCCGCTTTTTGCTAAGCTGGGTAACGTTAGGATGATTGTGAGGGCTAATTTGGTGACCTATCGAGGGCCAACAATGGTGACCAATACTCTTCATGCTGCAGCTATTTTGTTGAAGGAAGGTGGAGACTGGGATTGGTTTATCAATCTAAGTGCTTCTGACTACCCTTTGGTAACCCAAGATG ATCTTCTTCATACATTGTCAACGATTCCTAGAAACCTTAACTTTCTTGAGCATACCAGTGACATTGGCTGGAAAGA GTCTCATAGAGCAAAACCTGTTATAATTGATCCAGGGTTGTATAGCTTGCACAAATCAGATGTATTTTGGGTGCCGGAGAAGAGGAGTGTGCCAACCGCTTATAAGCTGTTTACAG GTTCTGCTTGGATGATGCTCTCTCGCccttttatagatttttgtgtgtggGGGTGGGACAACCTCCCAAGAATAGTCCTTATGTATTATGCCAACTTTCTCTCTTCGCCTGAAGGTTATTTCCACACAGTCATCTGTAATGCAGAGGAGTTTCGGAACACGACTGTAAACCATGACCTCCACTTTATATCATGGGACACTCCTCCTAAGCAACACCCGCATTTCCTAACTACCGATGACTTCCAGAAGATGGTAGCTAGCAATGCTCCTTTTGCAAGGAAGTTTGGCAGGAATGAAACAGTTCTAGACAAAATCGATACTGAGCTTTTAGGTTGCAATGCTGATGGGTATGTACCTGGTGGATGGTTGGCAGGAAATACGAATGTAAGTGTCCTAGACTACATCATAGCAAATACCACAAAACTCAAGCCAGGTCCTGGTGCTGAAAGGCTCAAACTTCTCATCAATGGTTTGCTAAAAGCAGAGGACTTTCACGCGAAACAGTGCTCCTGA
- the LOC133782699 gene encoding pentatricopeptide repeat-containing protein At5g66520-like, with the protein MIQNNHHHRIVSLSQKCKTLNQLKQIHAHLIKSFSPENPFALAPVLSAAATFGDASFFSYALSIFDHLRHRRNVFMFNSMIRGFVRVRAPLDTVLCYLDMLAHGLAANHYTFPPLMKACTILIDPDSKLIIGRLVHAHVVKFGFRDDPFVNSALIEFYSSVCEMGLARFLFDKCPKKDVVLWTTMIDGYGKMGDVEKARELFDEMPQRNAISWSAMMAAYSRLSNFKEVLCLFGKMQEAAIRPNESVLVTVLTASTRLGAVTQGLWIHSYAKRNKLDSNPILATALVDMYSKCGLLESALAVFKGISSKHAEAWNAIITGLSLNGNARKSLHFFEKMTAYGIQPTEATFISVLTACTHAKMVNEGLKLFNGMSTIYGVKPQREHYACVVDLLARAGMVEEAEKFLEEKMGGLAGWDANVWGALLGACRIYGKVEVGNRVWKKLADMGTADCGAHVLSYNMYKEAGWDMQAKRVRKVISNAGMLKQPGCSVIEVNGVVEEFLAGDLCHPQAQEIFKLLDSFFKMVYLEDAMSRDFSLNSL; encoded by the coding sequence ATGATTCAGAACAATCACCACCATCGTATTGTTTCCCTCTCACAAAAATGCAAAACCTTAAACCAGCTCAAGCAGATCCATGCCCATCTCATCAAATCTTTTTCGCCGGAAAACCCTTTTGCCCTTGCGCCTGTGCTTTCCGCCGCCGCTACCTTCGGCGACGCTTCTTTCTTTTCATATGCTCTTTCAATCTTCGACCATCTTCGCCATCGAAGAAACGTTTTTATGTTCAATTCCATGATCAGAGGGTTCGTTCGAGTACGTGCGCCGCTGGATACTGTTTTATGCTATTTGGACATGTTGGCTCACGGGCTGGCTGCTAATCACTATACATTTCCGCCATTGATGAAAGCTTGTACGATTCTCATTGACCCGGATTCGAAGCTAATTATTGGTCGTTTGGTTCATGCCCATGTTGTTAAATTTGGTTTTCGTGATGACCCTTTTGTGAATAGCGCTCTTATTGAGTTTTACTCTTCGGTTTGTGAAATGGGCCTTGCTCGGTTTTTGTTCGATAAATGTCCGAAGAAAGATGTCGTTTTGTGGACCACGATGATCGATGGGTATGGGAAAATGGGTGACGTTGAGAAGGCGCGAGAGTTGTTTGATGAAATGCCTCAGAGAAATGCTATATCTTGGAGTGCCATGATGGCTGCGTATTCTCGTTTGAGTAACTTCAAAGAGGTACTCTGTTTATTTGGGAAAATGCAAGAAGCAGCTATTAGGCCCAATGAATCTGTTCTTGTTACAGTTCTTACTGCTTCTACTCGCCTTGGTGCTGTAACACAAGGACTATGGATCCACTCCTATGCCAAGAGGAACAAGCTCGACTCGAATCCGATCTTGGCCACAGCTTTGGTTGATATGTACTCAAAATGTGGCTTACTGGAGTCAGCTTTGGCAGTTTTTAAGGGAATTTCCAGTAAGCATGCAGAGGCTTGGAATGCTATCATTACTGGGCTATCCTTGAATGGGAATGCAAGGAAGTCACTTCATTTTTTCGAAAAAATGACTGCATATGGGATTCAACCTACAGAGGCCACATTCATTTCTGTTCTTACTGCATGTACACATGCAAAAATGGTTAATGAGGGCCTTAAATTGTTCAACGGAATGAGCACCATCTATGGGGTAAAACCTCAGCGTGAGCACTATGCATGCGTCGTTGACCTTCTGGCTAGAGCAGGAATGGTAGAAGAAGCTGAAAAGTTCTTAGAAGAGAAGATGGGGGGATTGGCTGGGTGGGATGCCAATGTTTGGGGAGCCTTACTTGGTGCTTGCAGAATTTATGGGAAGGTTGAAGTTGGCAACCGGGTTTGGAAAAAGCTAGCTGATATGGGGACAGCTGATTGTGGTGCTCATGTACTTTCTTATAATATGTATAAAGAAGCCGGTTGGGATATGCAGGCAAAGAGAGTCAGAAAAGTGATTTCAAACGCTGGAATGTTGAAGCAGCCAGGATGCAGTGTGATAGAAGTAAATGGTGTAGTTGAAGAGTTCCTTGCTGGTGATCTTTGCCATCCACAAGCACAAGAAATATTTAAGTTGCTTGATTCTTTTTTCAAAATGGTTTATTTGGAGGACGCAATGTCACGTGATTTTTCCTTGAATAGTTTATAG